Within Sorangiineae bacterium MSr11367, the genomic segment ACGCGCTCCAATGAATCGAGCCAGCTCACCGATGGTCGTATCCGTGCGCGTGGGAACGAGGTATTTGGCCACCGCCGATAGGACGCTGAGTTCGGGGGTGAGCACATGGATGCTCCGCGCCGCCACGACCGCGAGTGCCTCGCAGAGGAGGTGATCCGCGTACGCGTTGGCGAGAATGCGCCGCGCCCTCGGGAGCTCGATGAGCCGCCGGCCATAAAGTCGCCGCTCGCTCGCGAATCGAGTCGCCAGCCGCAACGCATGATCGGACGCGCCCAGCGAAAGGCTGCAACAGAGAATGCGGGTAAGCTGTAGACTCTTGAGTACGACGTCGACGCCCTTGCCGGCATGACCAATGAGCGCATCGTCGTCGACGAAAGCCTCGTCGAAGACAATCCCGCTGATGTCGGCGCCCCGAATGCCGTGGGTCGGAACTTTGGGCAGGCATCGATAGCTGCCCTCGCGCAGCCGTCGCTTGTCGACCATCAGCACGTCGAAACCGCGCGAGCCACCGGCGGGTGTCGTTCGAACGAGCAGGCTGATGATGTCGCCGCGTGTGGCATTGTTGATCAGCCACTTTTCGCCTCGAACGACATACCCGCCCGGCTCCCGTGTGGCCGTCACCTCATTGGCGAGCAGATCGCTCCCATGATTCCGTTCGGTCAACCCCCAGGAAACGGGGGAGCGTTGCAAAACGCTCTCGGCCAATCGAGATGCTTGGGTGGGAGTTGCCGAGGTCCAAGCACATACTCCACCGAGAAACGTCTTGGCGTGTCCAATGGCGACGGTGAGATCTCGCCTGGAAATGGCCCGCAGGAGGTGCAACGGTTCTTGATAGTCCGCCAGCGCGCCGCCATGGATGCTCGGCACGTAGTAACGGTGCAGCCCCCAATCCTCCAAGCTCGAGCAAATCGCGTCCGGAAAATGTTCGGCCGCGTCGAGTTGGGCGATGGTTTTGAAGGAGAACGACGTATCGGGATCGGCCGGGTCCCCGAGGAACCTCTCCAGGTCTTCGACGAGTTCAAACGGTCGATAGCGCATCGAACATGGACCTTCCGCTGCTCATCCGAGCACGTTGATCCGCGTTTCACCCCAGCGCCAGACTTGGGCGCCGAAGCCCCAGCCCGTGGAGGCGCCCGCGATGACGATGGTCTTGCCGGGGCCTACGTGGCCTCGTTCAATCGCGTGGTGCAACGTGATCGGCATGGACGCGGAGACGAGCGAGCCGCGGGTTTCGAGGGTGGTGCAGTAGCGTTCCCGCGAGGCGCCCAGCGCGTTCGCCCAGCCGCGTATCAGAATGGGAGACGGCTGGTGAAAAACGAAATAGTCCACGTCGTCGGCGCGGAGGCGCGCACGCTCGAGCGCCTGTTTCACCATCTCCGGAACGAACACCGGGACGAACTTGCGCATGCCATCGGCCGCATCTTCGCGCAAATCGAAGTACGTGTGAAAATCATCGGGCACGACCTCGTCCTTGGCTTTGTAGCGAGGATTCCTCCAACGAAGGGTGGCGAGGTCGTAGTGTTCTGGCCTGCTCACGTACGAGGATGCAAGGAGCGATGCGCCGTCGGAATCCGCGGTCACCACGGCGGCCGCCGCGGCGTCGCCGAAGATGGTTGCGGATTTGTCCGTGTAATCGAGCAAGTCGGTAATATGCTCGACGCTGCACACCAGCACGCGCTTGCAGCGGCCCATGCGTATCAAATTCACTGCATTCTGCAGATGGATCAAGAACGAGAGGCACTCCTGCTCCACGTCCATCGCAAGCGCAGACCGCGCGCCCAGCTCTTCGCGAATCACCGGCGCGAGCCGGGGAAAGAATCGTTGCCCCGCGCGGGTCGAGACAACGAGGTTCGACGTGTTGGCCAAGACGAGATCGATGTCGGCGGCTTCGAGCTCCGCGATCCTCAAGGCTTCCCGGCACGCACGGACGGCAACGCGATCGTGGGTCTCGCCTGCGGCGGTGTCGAACATCCCACGGCGTTGAACGCCCCAGAATTGCCACCACTCGTGAGGAACGTTGGGGATTTGCGTGTACGGAGCCTCGGTGTTCGACACGCTGCGCGCCGGGAATACGCATGCGAGGCTGCGCACTGCCACCGGAACTCTTTCCCGAGGAGCGTCTGCGAGCATCATTCGTCGTCCAAGTCCGCGGAATCGGAAGGGCGCGCGGCATCCTCGGATGGGATGAGCGCCCGATAGGCGTCGCTCAGGGAGCCGAATAGACTTTTGACGGCCGCGTTCTGCCCGCGGCCCGATTCGGGGGGAGTGAGGATACCTTGCTGCCAACGTCGCAGCGTTTCGCCTCGCCGGATTTTGCCGGACGTCGTTTGCGGAATGCTGCCAGGGGCCAACGCGACGACGAGCGCAGGTTCGAGCCCCGTCGTCGAGAGGACCGCCTTCCAGCACTCCTCGGCGAGGTTCGCGGAGGCTTTTCGCTGCTCGACGAAGACCAGCAGACGCTCGCCGTGCTCGCCCACCTCGGCGGCGGCGGCGGCGAATCCCGTGCGGACAGCCGCAACTCGGTTTACCGCGTCCTCGATATCGTGCGGGAGGTGGTTTTCGCCGTTGATGATGATGATGTCTTTGGCCCGACCCGTAATATAAAGTTCACCGTCGAGTAGGACACCAAGGTCGCCGGTATCGAGCCAGCCGTTTTCGATGGGGGCGTCGTCGCGATCGAGGTAGCCCGCCATCACGGAGGGCGAACGAACCCAAATATTTCCCACTTCGCCCAATGCGCAGGGCACTCGGTCCTCGGTTCGACGGAGCTCGATCTCGACGGTGCGAATGGGTTTGCCCACGCTCACGAGTTCGACCCCAGGCCCCGGCACGGGGCGCCCTTCACTCAACGATTTGCGGTCGACGTGGGTGGTTCGGAATGGCCGTTCGTGAAAGGGAGTGAATGTGACCGCGAGCGTGGCTTCGGCGAGTCCGTAGACGGGGGCGAATGCCGTTTCGGCAAGTCCCCATCGCGCAAATCGCGTATTGAATCGGCGAGCGACTTCGGCGGAAATGGGCTCGGCCCCGCAGAGGGCCATGTTCCATCCGGAAAAATCGGCCCCTTCCAGGTCCTCGTCGCGGACCTTCGCCGTGCACTGCGCATAAGCGAAATTCGGAGCGACCGTCACGGTGGCGCGGTGGCGAGCCATCGCGCGCAGCCAAAGCGATGGCTTCGCGATGAAGATTTCAGGCGCCATGAGCACGAGCTTGATGCCGCGGCACATGGCGTTGAACACGCAACCAATGAGCCCCATGTCGTGATGAAGGGGAAGCCACGATACGTGTACGGCCTCG encodes:
- a CDS encoding AMP-binding protein, with amino-acid sequence MTPPVPPTLPGATLIDRLTSAAGASASNGIHFVDRDEGETWFGWDAIRAGALRAAGGLAAAGIGAGDRVAFVLPTSPELVFALLGCISIGAIPFVLAAPRRLGRLEEYRERTVAMLRATRAAALVTDARVRRSLDSVLARYEPRFGALLVEDLDRGPTREPSAISPDDLALVQFSSGTTVHPKPVAVTHRQILANCDAMAERMYPQAEAVHVSWLPLHHDMGLIGCVFNAMCRGIKLVLMAPEIFIAKPSLWLRAMARHRATVTVAPNFAYAQCTAKVRDEDLEGADFSGWNMALCGAEPISAEVARRFNTRFARWGLAETAFAPVYGLAEATLAVTFTPFHERPFRTTHVDRKSLSEGRPVPGPGVELVSVGKPIRTVEIELRRTEDRVPCALGEVGNIWVRSPSVMAGYLDRDDAPIENGWLDTGDLGVLLDGELYITGRAKDIIIINGENHLPHDIEDAVNRVAAVRTGFAAAAAEVGEHGERLLVFVEQRKASANLAEECWKAVLSTTGLEPALVVALAPGSIPQTTSGKIRRGETLRRWQQGILTPPESGRGQNAAVKSLFGSLSDAYRALIPSEDAARPSDSADLDDE
- a CDS encoding 3-oxoacyl-ACP synthase III family protein, whose protein sequence is MAVRSLACVFPARSVSNTEAPYTQIPNVPHEWWQFWGVQRRGMFDTAAGETHDRVAVRACREALRIAELEAADIDLVLANTSNLVVSTRAGQRFFPRLAPVIREELGARSALAMDVEQECLSFLIHLQNAVNLIRMGRCKRVLVCSVEHITDLLDYTDKSATIFGDAAAAAVVTADSDGASLLASSYVSRPEHYDLATLRWRNPRYKAKDEVVPDDFHTYFDLREDAADGMRKFVPVFVPEMVKQALERARLRADDVDYFVFHQPSPILIRGWANALGASRERYCTTLETRGSLVSASMPITLHHAIERGHVGPGKTIVIAGASTGWGFGAQVWRWGETRINVLG
- a CDS encoding acyl-CoA dehydrogenase translates to MRYRPFELVEDLERFLGDPADPDTSFSFKTIAQLDAAEHFPDAICSSLEDWGLHRYYVPSIHGGALADYQEPLHLLRAISRRDLTVAIGHAKTFLGGVCAWTSATPTQASRLAESVLQRSPVSWGLTERNHGSDLLANEVTATREPGGYVVRGEKWLINNATRGDIISLLVRTTPAGGSRGFDVLMVDKRRLREGSYRCLPKVPTHGIRGADISGIVFDEAFVDDDALIGHAGKGVDVVLKSLQLTRILCCSLSLGASDHALRLATRFASERRLYGRRLIELPRARRILANAYADHLLCEALAVVAARSIHVLTPELSVLSAVAKYLVPTRTDTTIGELARFIGARSVLADVFAEGMFQKVQRDHRVVGLFDGNTLVNLNSLITQFPALSRAAQQHAPAGDLHGLFDLTAPLPPFDRSQLSLLSVRGSRLLDSLPGSMEALEQSLRTDDGLAPLAVLCRALGEHTRQLLMTMATLRPLALAVPAEAFDLAHQLSLCVAGAAAIGLWLGSREHMADDSANSGLWQQGGWLLSVIGRILTALGVHVPPHDATDDILLSALTSQSLSGQMLSMLPCRLAEGMKFS